From Xylocopilactobacillus apis, a single genomic window includes:
- a CDS encoding MerR family transcriptional regulator, whose product MFKIGDFSKLTNLTVRALHHYEKLGLLTPETTDPLTNYRYYSARQIITANQIKAFQQVGFSLKEIKKMLENPDLMEDYYSTLEMELKAEREKVKKKQAMLNLLQQNPLTAEYHIELKEIPERKVVSIRKIVASEDQEFQLWNELMSKIEKQNDKITDSPQAMTIYHDPEYRQTDVDLEVQMNVIGNSSDFKTISSFMMPTVTFSGSYEQMPQVTTALALWTENNGYSISGPMINIFHVSPAQSSNPDDWVTEAGYKVRPNK is encoded by the coding sequence ATGTTTAAAATTGGTGATTTTTCTAAGCTGACAAATTTGACGGTTCGAGCCCTTCATCATTATGAGAAGCTGGGACTTTTAACGCCTGAAACAACCGATCCGCTAACCAATTATCGTTACTACTCAGCTCGCCAGATTATAACAGCAAATCAGATCAAGGCATTTCAACAAGTAGGTTTTTCGCTAAAAGAAATCAAAAAGATGCTTGAGAATCCAGACTTAATGGAAGATTACTACTCAACGCTGGAAATGGAGTTGAAGGCTGAACGAGAAAAGGTCAAAAAAAAGCAGGCGATGCTGAATTTATTGCAGCAAAACCCGCTGACAGCAGAATATCATATTGAATTAAAAGAGATTCCTGAAAGAAAAGTAGTTTCAATTAGAAAAATTGTTGCATCTGAAGATCAAGAATTTCAACTGTGGAATGAGTTAATGAGCAAGATTGAAAAACAAAATGACAAAATAACTGATTCTCCTCAAGCCATGACTATTTATCACGACCCAGAATATCGCCAAACTGATGTTGACCTTGAAGTTCAAATGAACGTCATCGGAAATTCTTCCGACTTTAAAACAATCTCTAGTTTTATGATGCCGACAGTGACTTTTAGTGGCAGTTATGAACAAATGCCGCAAGTTACGACGGCTCTTGCTTTATGGACTGAAAATAATGGCTATTCAATTTCAGGTCCAATGATTAATATTTTTCACGTTTCGCCGGCTCAAAGCTCTAATCCTGACGATTGGGTAACTGAAGCAGGTTATAAGGTGCGACCAAATAAATAA
- a CDS encoding DeoR/GlpR family DNA-binding transcription regulator — MQQIQRLELMMEKLKDHHSLTLKEIMELTGASRDTARRDIVKLAENDQVERNYGGISLPHTFKRLDDFLTREKESAPLKRRLGKKAASLLKNADQIYLDISTTIEAIPEYLKLKPETTVVTNSIDIADQLLRKTKAQVRLLGGYYLRDRRATTDSAALKDMFGFNFNMSFISAPGITADGVYYAYPEDITFKQQIRRQSEKIALVIDHSRIGLKHNYIGLKLDQIDYCITDESLPADLSTELKEQNVEIIEGD, encoded by the coding sequence ATGCAGCAAATCCAACGACTAGAATTAATGATGGAAAAACTTAAAGATCATCATTCGTTAACCTTGAAAGAAATCATGGAGTTGACGGGAGCATCTCGTGATACAGCACGCCGTGATATTGTAAAACTTGCGGAAAATGATCAAGTAGAACGAAATTATGGAGGAATTAGTCTTCCGCATACATTTAAAAGATTAGATGATTTTTTGACTAGAGAAAAAGAGTCAGCGCCGTTAAAAAGAAGATTAGGAAAAAAGGCAGCAAGTTTGCTGAAAAATGCTGATCAAATATACCTAGATATTTCGACAACTATAGAAGCAATTCCAGAGTATCTTAAACTAAAACCAGAAACTACAGTTGTTACAAATTCGATTGATATTGCTGATCAACTTTTAAGAAAAACTAAAGCTCAGGTGCGACTATTGGGAGGTTATTATCTTCGTGATAGAAGAGCAACCACTGATTCGGCTGCATTAAAAGATATGTTTGGCTTTAATTTTAATATGTCTTTTATTAGTGCTCCCGGAATAACTGCTGATGGAGTTTATTACGCATACCCGGAAGATATCACTTTTAAACAGCAAATTCGCAGACAATCAGAAAAGATTGCACTAGTCATTGATCATTCTAGGATTGGTCTTAAGCATAATTATATCGGGCTAAAACTAGATCAAATTGACTATTGTATAACGGATGAAAGTTTACCAGCAGACTTATCGACAGAATTAAAAGAACAAAATGTTGAGATTATTGAAGGGGATTAA
- a CDS encoding HAD family hydrolase produces MLKAIFFDLDGTIIDTEKVITETLQQVLKEVLNLTVKTEDLTFVLGIPGERALDKFTKDPKIKAKIADNWTKKTIKRQNEYQIFPGILKMLNELIPLKIRTGIVTSQTKHEFEHEFTPFGLNDHFELVVTASDTTKHKPDPAPIKFALSKLDISPDQFLYVGDTAYDLKSAHQAGAKFALAGWGAHEQLQESDYLLTKPQDLLEIK; encoded by the coding sequence ATGTTAAAAGCAATTTTTTTTGACCTAGACGGCACGATTATTGATACTGAAAAAGTAATTACTGAAACTTTACAACAAGTTTTAAAGGAAGTTTTGAATTTGACAGTGAAAACTGAAGATTTAACTTTTGTGTTAGGGATTCCTGGCGAAAGAGCGTTAGATAAATTTACTAAAGATCCTAAAATTAAAGCTAAAATTGCTGATAACTGGACGAAAAAAACGATAAAGCGGCAAAATGAATACCAAATTTTTCCAGGAATTTTAAAAATGTTAAATGAATTGATCCCTTTAAAAATAAGAACTGGAATTGTTACTTCTCAGACGAAACATGAGTTTGAGCATGAATTTACTCCGTTTGGGCTAAACGATCATTTTGAATTAGTTGTGACGGCTTCAGATACGACTAAACATAAGCCTGATCCAGCTCCGATTAAATTTGCACTTTCTAAATTGGACATTTCACCAGATCAATTTCTTTACGTCGGGGATACAGCTTATGATCTTAAATCAGCTCATCAAGCAGGAGCAAAATTTGCCTTAGCTGGCTGGGGAGCGCACGAACAATTACAAGAATCAGATTATCTGCTGACAAAACCCCAAGATTTATTAGAAATAAAATAA
- a CDS encoding ClbS/DfsB family four-helix bundle protein, with product MARPTTKEDLIAASTENFEKLIKLLDSLTEEEKNGKFHFDLEKEKGAHWKRDQNIRDVLIHLYEWQVLLLNWVKNNQKGVAKDFLPDGYNWRNYGEMNLELWRKHQNTPYDEALEDLKDTHQKVMKLIDSFSNEELFSKGVFPWTGNNTLGAYIVSSTSSHYDWALKKIRKYLKSQK from the coding sequence ATGGCAAGACCAACAACAAAAGAAGATTTAATTGCAGCCAGCACTGAAAATTTTGAAAAATTAATCAAATTACTCGATTCTTTAACTGAAGAAGAAAAGAATGGCAAATTTCATTTTGATCTTGAGAAAGAAAAGGGGGCACACTGGAAAAGAGATCAAAATATCAGAGATGTCCTAATTCACTTGTATGAGTGGCAAGTTCTATTGCTAAATTGGGTGAAGAATAATCAAAAAGGCGTTGCAAAAGATTTCTTGCCCGACGGATACAATTGGCGCAACTATGGTGAAATGAATCTTGAATTATGGAGGAAGCACCAAAATACTCCTTACGATGAAGCTCTTGAAGATCTAAAAGATACCCACCAGAAAGTAATGAAGCTGATTGATTCGTTTAGCAATGAAGAACTTTTTTCTAAAGGTGTTTTCCCATGGACTGGCAATAACACTCTTGGAGCCTACATTGTATCGAGTACTTCCAGTCACTATGACTGGGCGTTAAAGAAAATAAGAAAGTATTTGAAATCTCAAAAATAG
- a CDS encoding Crp/Fnr family transcriptional regulator → MKNQNSNIDQFGSSFPVFYQLSKSAQELLSKNLNLHKVTLETAKTIAPGEINHYMYFLLSGSAKIFQVTEEGKEYLLYRLYPGEVCVLSAESILKGKAFPAFLNLEQEAHVVAIPEEIFRELFNTENAWKEFILSEMADKILLLFDLVENHLFKNNEQRLLLYLKENVNSKTLILEMTHNELAAELGTAREVVSRLLKKIEQQGIIKLARKRITILDYDKLNNT, encoded by the coding sequence ATGAAAAATCAAAACAGCAATATCGACCAGTTTGGATCTAGCTTCCCAGTTTTTTATCAACTGAGCAAGAGCGCTCAAGAACTACTTTCCAAGAATTTAAACCTTCATAAAGTCACGCTTGAAACTGCTAAAACTATCGCACCTGGCGAAATCAATCATTATATGTATTTCTTATTATCTGGCTCCGCAAAAATTTTTCAGGTTACAGAAGAAGGAAAAGAATACCTTCTATATCGGTTATACCCTGGTGAAGTTTGCGTTTTAAGTGCCGAAAGTATTCTTAAAGGAAAGGCTTTTCCTGCTTTCCTAAATTTAGAACAAGAAGCTCATGTTGTTGCAATTCCAGAAGAAATTTTCCGTGAATTGTTTAATACAGAGAACGCTTGGAAGGAATTTATTTTAAGCGAAATGGCAGATAAAATATTGCTTTTATTTGATTTAGTTGAGAATCATTTATTTAAAAATAACGAGCAAAGACTGCTTCTTTACCTGAAGGAAAATGTAAATTCCAAAACATTAATATTGGAGATGACCCACAATGAGCTCGCCGCAGAACTAGGAACAGCACGTGAAGTCGTCAGTCGTCTACTCAAAAAAATTGAACAGCAAGGTATCATTAAGCTAGCACGCAAGCGGATTACTATTCTTGATTATGACAAATTAAACAACACCTAG
- a CDS encoding YgaP family membrane protein, translated as MKKNVGTIDSIIRIIIGLALLSLFYFLKGNLRFIALIGFFPLITGLTRRCLLYKLFGISSCKTK; from the coding sequence ATGAAAAAAAATGTTGGAACTATTGATTCTATAATACGAATAATTATTGGACTAGCTCTACTTAGTTTATTCTACTTTTTAAAAGGGAATCTACGGTTTATTGCACTTATTGGATTCTTTCCGCTGATTACTGGCTTAACGAGACGGTGTCTACTTTATAAATTGTTTGGAATCAGTTCATGTAAAACAAAATAA
- a CDS encoding DUF3021 domain-containing protein → MKKILKYSFIGSIVGVAAGFLIALLFSWVNSGGKFLPSKPQFNARFSSNLIAVTVSAGIWALMGALFGASYLIFEQENWSITRQTFTHFLVTIVFFLPLAIFADWFSFTAGGIISAVIEFVIIYALIWWWQMERAKRQIKMLNDVISAS, encoded by the coding sequence ATGAAAAAAATACTTAAATATTCTTTCATTGGATCAATTGTTGGAGTAGCTGCCGGATTTTTAATTGCACTTTTGTTTTCTTGGGTAAATTCAGGTGGTAAATTTTTACCATCGAAACCCCAATTCAATGCAAGATTTTCTTCAAATTTAATAGCAGTTACTGTCTCAGCAGGTATTTGGGCGTTAATGGGTGCCTTATTTGGAGCCAGCTATTTAATTTTTGAGCAAGAAAATTGGAGCATTACTCGTCAAACGTTCACTCATTTCTTAGTTACGATCGTTTTTTTCTTGCCTCTGGCAATTTTTGCCGATTGGTTTTCCTTCACAGCAGGCGGAATTATTAGCGCAGTCATTGAATTCGTTATTATTTATGCCTTGATCTGGTGGTGGCAAATGGAGCGTGCCAAACGTCAGATCAAAATGTTAAACGATGTTATTTCAGCTTCTTAA
- the galE gene encoding UDP-glucose 4-epimerase GalE, translating into MSLLVLGGAGYIGSHMVDLLVQKNERVVVVDNLSRGHRAAVNENAVFYQGDVRDEEFMNRVFSEEDVEAVFHFCAYIQIPESLKKPNDYFDNNVGGLITLIKVMAKHHTNKLIFSSSAAVYGNPEEVPIKEDSAKNPINPYGLTKLMMEQMMAWNGPAYDINWIAFRYFNVAGAKADGSIGEDHRPESHLIPLVLQAATGERDHVDICGEDYNTPDGTNIRDYVHVVDLVEAHYLGLEYLRNGGKSDAFNLGSKKGYSVKEIVEATREVTGKPIPAVSAPRRGGDPDSLVADSSKVRSVLHWAPQYDDINEIIASAWNWVQKHPEGYKD; encoded by the coding sequence ATGAGTTTATTAGTTTTAGGTGGTGCCGGATACATTGGCTCTCATATGGTTGATCTATTAGTTCAAAAAAATGAAAGAGTTGTCGTTGTTGATAATTTAAGCCGTGGTCATCGAGCAGCAGTTAATGAAAATGCGGTGTTCTATCAGGGAGATGTGCGCGATGAAGAGTTTATGAATCGCGTGTTTTCAGAAGAAGATGTCGAAGCAGTTTTCCATTTTTGTGCTTATATTCAGATTCCTGAATCGCTGAAAAAACCAAACGATTATTTTGATAATAATGTAGGTGGCCTCATTACTTTAATTAAGGTCATGGCAAAGCACCACACTAATAAATTAATCTTTTCTTCTTCCGCAGCTGTTTATGGAAATCCTGAAGAGGTTCCGATTAAGGAAGATTCAGCGAAAAATCCAATCAATCCATATGGTTTAACCAAACTTATGATGGAACAGATGATGGCTTGGAATGGACCTGCTTATGATATCAATTGGATTGCTTTTCGATATTTCAACGTTGCTGGAGCAAAAGCAGACGGAAGCATTGGTGAAGATCATCGACCAGAATCCCATTTAATTCCACTCGTTTTGCAGGCAGCAACTGGTGAACGAGATCATGTTGATATTTGTGGAGAAGATTACAATACGCCGGATGGGACTAATATTAGAGATTACGTTCACGTTGTCGATTTAGTTGAAGCTCATTATTTAGGATTGGAATATCTTAGAAACGGCGGCAAGAGTGATGCGTTTAATTTAGGATCGAAAAAAGGATACTCAGTTAAAGAGATTGTTGAGGCAACGAGAGAAGTAACTGGTAAGCCGATTCCTGCTGTTTCTGCTCCAAGACGTGGTGGAGATCCAGATTCATTAGTTGCTGACAGCAGCAAGGTTAGAAGCGTTTTGCATTGGGCTCCTCAATATGATGATATTAATGAAATTATTGCGAGTGCTTGGAATTGGGTGCAAAAACATCCAGAAGGCTACAAAGACTAA
- a CDS encoding TPM domain-containing protein, giving the protein MRTDRYKKYLTVLLIVFTSLFFGSNQVVAIVNFPDVPDTFYYDQINVLSTTTKGLVEQKNSYYQNKKNAPQIVVAVISSTEDEDIDSYASDLFQKWKIGSKSKDNGVLILYALNNGKRNVRIEVGYGLEGDLTDNLAAQILNENKGNLKSENDEKVNQGLQKVFKAVAGVVDRSNGYQTADSKVITRPRNRINSKAILLIILLLVYLILIAFDKFKYDRKRHVVLILISILFLILSMRISKILWLIPLIYLWFNQSSGGSGYSGGSSSGGFFGGGSSGGSSSGGGFSGGGGSSGGGGASI; this is encoded by the coding sequence ATGAGAACAGATAGATATAAAAAGTACCTGACCGTCTTGTTGATCGTATTTACTAGTTTATTTTTTGGAAGCAATCAAGTTGTAGCGATAGTTAATTTTCCTGATGTTCCCGATACTTTTTACTATGACCAAATTAATGTTCTAAGTACAACCACAAAGGGATTAGTGGAGCAAAAGAATTCTTATTACCAGAATAAGAAAAATGCTCCTCAAATTGTTGTCGCAGTGATTTCCTCTACCGAGGATGAAGATATTGATAGTTATGCTTCAGACTTGTTTCAAAAATGGAAAATTGGAAGCAAAAGTAAAGATAACGGGGTTTTGATTTTATATGCCCTTAACAACGGAAAACGCAATGTCAGAATTGAGGTTGGTTACGGATTAGAAGGAGATCTGACAGATAATCTTGCCGCCCAAATTCTTAATGAAAATAAAGGCAATCTAAAATCAGAAAATGATGAAAAAGTTAATCAAGGACTACAGAAGGTTTTTAAGGCTGTTGCTGGTGTAGTAGACCGATCTAATGGCTATCAGACAGCTGATAGTAAGGTGATAACGAGACCCAGAAATAGGATTAATTCAAAGGCTATTTTGCTGATAATTTTACTACTAGTTTATCTAATTCTGATAGCCTTTGATAAGTTTAAATATGACCGTAAACGTCACGTAGTTCTTATTTTGATTTCGATTTTGTTTTTGATTCTGTCAATGAGAATTTCTAAAATTCTCTGGTTAATTCCTTTGATTTATTTATGGTTTAATCAAAGCAGCGGCGGTAGCGGTTATTCGGGAGGCAGTTCTTCTGGCGGTTTCTTTGGCGGTGGCTCGTCGGGGGGAAGTTCTTCTGGTGGAGGCTTCTCAGGCGGCGGAGGATCGTCTGGTGGTGGTGGCGCTAGTATTTAG
- a CDS encoding LytTR family DNA-binding domain-containing protein: MLVKTEINEAYQEAFISVNAQKDSVELHVLADAIREFVNEQNLAGSDRGAQKIIPIYQIIRVHTLGKHVVCETISGTFQVKERIYELRHLLSERLFLQISSSEIVNISQIANFSLTKNGIYQVNFKNGKITYASRRYMQKIKKEYFS; the protein is encoded by the coding sequence ATGTTAGTCAAAACTGAAATTAATGAGGCCTACCAAGAGGCTTTTATTAGTGTGAATGCTCAAAAAGATAGCGTTGAACTGCATGTGCTCGCAGATGCAATCCGGGAGTTTGTCAACGAACAAAATCTAGCTGGATCAGACCGAGGAGCGCAAAAAATTATTCCGATTTATCAGATTATCAGAGTTCATACTCTCGGTAAACATGTTGTCTGTGAAACGATTAGCGGAACTTTTCAAGTAAAAGAGCGGATCTATGAATTGCGTCATTTACTGTCTGAGCGCTTGTTTCTGCAGATTTCAAGCAGTGAAATTGTCAACATCAGTCAAATTGCAAATTTTTCGCTGACCAAGAATGGGATTTATCAGGTTAATTTTAAAAATGGCAAAATTACCTACGCTTCAAGACGTTATATGCAAAAAATAAAAAAGGAGTACTTCTCATGA
- a CDS encoding aldo/keto reductase encodes MTIFDETDTLNNGVKIPRFALGVWEIPDGEVAKAVESAIDLGYRHIDTAQAYGNERGVGEGLKNSSIPRDQIFVNSKVEAELKTYDEAKKSIDESLSKLDLDYLDMMIIHNPQPWKEVNQSDDRHFEGNLEAWRALEDAMKEGKLRAIGVSSFQKIDLENIMNNSSTKPAVNQILCHIGATPMDLIKYSQDQGIVVEAFSPIAHGAMMQDERIKQMADKYNVSVPQLAIRYDWQLNTVVLPKAANPKHMKSNAEIDFVISDEDMNTLESIKSIDYGASSKYPVFGGKY; translated from the coding sequence ATGACTATTTTTGATGAAACAGATACTTTAAATAATGGGGTTAAAATCCCTCGTTTTGCTCTCGGGGTATGGGAAATCCCTGACGGAGAAGTCGCTAAAGCGGTCGAGAGTGCAATAGATCTTGGTTACCGTCATATTGATACAGCGCAAGCTTATGGAAATGAACGTGGCGTGGGAGAGGGACTGAAAAATTCTAGCATTCCCCGTGATCAAATTTTCGTTAATTCTAAGGTTGAAGCAGAACTAAAAACCTACGATGAGGCCAAAAAATCAATTGACGAATCCCTAAGTAAGTTGGATTTAGATTATCTTGATATGATGATTATCCATAATCCTCAGCCTTGGAAAGAAGTTAATCAGTCCGATGATCGTCACTTTGAGGGCAACCTTGAAGCTTGGAGAGCGCTTGAAGATGCAATGAAGGAAGGTAAACTTCGGGCAATCGGAGTTTCAAGTTTCCAAAAAATTGACCTTGAAAACATTATGAACAACAGCAGTACCAAACCGGCAGTAAACCAAATTCTTTGTCATATTGGCGCTACTCCGATGGATTTAATCAAGTATTCCCAAGATCAAGGGATTGTGGTCGAGGCTTTCTCACCAATCGCACATGGTGCCATGATGCAAGACGAGCGAATTAAACAAATGGCTGACAAATACAACGTTAGTGTTCCACAACTTGCAATCCGCTATGACTGGCAGTTAAATACTGTCGTTTTGCCAAAAGCCGCTAATCCTAAACATATGAAATCAAACGCTGAAATCGACTTTGTGATCTCTGATGAAGATATGAATACTTTAGAAAGCATTAAATCGATCGATTATGGTGCATCTAGCAAGTACCCTGTTTTTGGCGGTAAATATTAA
- a CDS encoding TPM domain-containing protein, which translates to MKKQKYWILLGLFLALVFGAQKVFAAESLPDAPRTFYYDETGTLDQDIESLVEQKNLYYMKKKNSPQVIVAAVNSTGDEGIDVYASYLFQKWKIGSKAKNNGVLILYAVNQGKRNVRIEVGYGLEGDLTDALAGKILKDNKSDLKSSSQEKVNRGLQHVFNAVSGVVDYSSGYQTSDRKTGETYLKQMKFKKDLNKFKKNAVKVSIIIYIILAFLIFRDYHHKVQLERKKQKWHPGQVVSVDQKTQNRYSWFLFFSYLYMLFLMLQAIKISIVLLIYLVFEFDFNQKPIRRRGRSSNGGGYSGGSSSSGGGFSGGGGSSGGGGASI; encoded by the coding sequence ATGAAAAAGCAAAAATATTGGATATTACTCGGGCTGTTTTTGGCATTGGTTTTTGGAGCTCAAAAAGTGTTTGCCGCGGAATCTCTGCCGGATGCACCGAGAACTTTTTATTATGATGAAACGGGTACGCTGGATCAAGATATCGAAAGCCTAGTTGAACAAAAAAATCTTTACTATATGAAGAAGAAAAATTCACCGCAAGTAATAGTTGCTGCAGTTAATTCTACTGGTGATGAAGGAATTGATGTTTATGCGTCTTATTTATTTCAAAAGTGGAAGATTGGCAGTAAAGCTAAGAATAACGGAGTATTGATTTTGTATGCCGTCAATCAGGGGAAGCGCAATGTCCGAATTGAAGTTGGTTATGGCTTAGAAGGCGATTTAACTGATGCCTTGGCGGGTAAAATTCTAAAAGATAATAAGTCTGATTTAAAATCGAGTTCTCAAGAAAAAGTCAATCGCGGTCTGCAGCATGTTTTTAATGCTGTTTCTGGGGTTGTTGATTATTCTAGTGGGTATCAGACCTCAGATCGAAAGACTGGTGAAACATACCTTAAGCAGATGAAATTTAAAAAAGATCTGAACAAGTTTAAGAAAAATGCTGTTAAAGTTTCAATCATCATCTACATCATTTTGGCATTTTTGATATTCCGAGATTATCATCACAAAGTTCAGCTGGAGCGAAAAAAACAAAAGTGGCATCCAGGCCAAGTTGTTTCAGTCGATCAAAAAACACAAAACAGATACAGCTGGTTTTTGTTTTTTTCATATCTATACATGCTTTTTTTAATGCTGCAAGCGATAAAAATCAGTATCGTTTTGTTGATTTATCTTGTGTTTGAATTTGATTTCAATCAAAAACCCATTAGAAGAAGAGGCAGATCTTCTAACGGAGGAGGATATTCTGGCGGCAGCAGTTCTTCTGGTGGAGGTTTCTCAGGTGGCGGAGGATCGTCTGGTGGCGGCGGAGCTAGTATATAG
- a CDS encoding HIT family protein has protein sequence MEQCIFCQIANHESPAKIVYENDSSMIIMAKEQDVSGHLLAFSKTHATDVTSIDPENWLELQNTIKKVSDHVINDCGYAGVNLLCASGKAAGQSVNHLHFHLILRQDHDGIDAWPHLEEKNQLDRDEVYRKIKNWSNF, from the coding sequence ATGGAACAATGTATTTTCTGCCAAATCGCAAACCATGAATCTCCAGCCAAAATCGTTTATGAAAATGATTCGTCGATGATAATCATGGCTAAAGAGCAAGATGTTTCAGGACATTTACTGGCTTTCTCAAAGACGCATGCCACTGACGTTACATCGATTGATCCAGAGAATTGGCTAGAGTTACAGAATACTATTAAAAAAGTTAGTGATCATGTTATTAATGATTGCGGATATGCGGGGGTTAATCTCCTTTGTGCCAGCGGTAAAGCAGCGGGTCAATCGGTAAATCATCTGCATTTTCATTTAATCTTGCGCCAAGATCATGACGGAATTGATGCGTGGCCGCACTTAGAAGAGAAGAATCAACTTGATCGAGATGAAGTATATAGAAAAATAAAAAACTGGAGCAATTTTTAA
- a CDS encoding NUDIX hydrolase, translating to MTIDYLAKYRRMLALAESGLAYAKDPFDIERYEEIKKIVELLMSANTEVPLATIEKYVALDQGYATPKAEVRAFIRRGQEVLLVQDHATQLWSLPGGFADIGYSPSENAAKEVFEETGLKVKVDGLIALYDTEKRPDIPQIYQFYKMIFACTPESGSFKENNETDQVKYFTLDNLPPLSLNRTTSEQLKYLFNVKIKPLVID from the coding sequence ATGACGATAGATTATTTAGCAAAGTATCGACGGATGTTAGCACTAGCTGAAAGTGGGCTGGCGTATGCAAAAGATCCGTTTGATATTGAACGTTATGAAGAAATAAAAAAGATTGTAGAGCTGCTAATGAGCGCTAACACAGAAGTACCACTTGCGACAATTGAGAAATATGTCGCACTTGATCAAGGTTATGCAACTCCAAAAGCTGAGGTACGTGCCTTTATTCGGCGGGGTCAAGAAGTATTACTGGTTCAAGATCACGCTACTCAACTGTGGTCACTGCCAGGCGGGTTTGCAGATATCGGTTATAGTCCGAGTGAAAATGCAGCGAAAGAGGTCTTTGAAGAAACCGGCTTAAAAGTAAAAGTTGATGGATTGATTGCGCTGTACGATACGGAAAAAAGACCAGATATTCCTCAGATTTATCAGTTTTATAAGATGATTTTTGCTTGTACGCCAGAGTCCGGCAGTTTTAAAGAAAATAATGAAACCGATCAGGTGAAATATTTTACTTTGGATAATTTACCGCCATTGTCTTTGAATCGAACCACTTCAGAGCAGTTAAAATACTTGTTTAATGTTAAAATAAAACCGTTAGTTATCGATTAG
- a CDS encoding NAD(P)H-dependent oxidoreductase yields the protein MRILIIYSYPNHKSLNYSILKTARDNLKLNNDVKVLDLYQDNFDPALKFDQEHPRHLLNDDPSTKKYRDLVTWADEIVFIFPIWWAGVPAILKGFIDRVFVQGFAYQYEGKRMVGLLKNKKAWIITTCDAPAFSRPFLQDYGKSLQWFVLKACGFKNVRRDILYSTKNKPRAREKFIKKIANKSKAIV from the coding sequence ATGAGAATTTTAATTATTTATAGTTATCCAAATCATAAATCATTAAATTATAGTATTTTAAAAACTGCACGTGATAATTTAAAACTTAATAACGATGTTAAAGTCCTTGATCTTTACCAGGATAATTTTGATCCGGCTTTAAAATTTGATCAAGAGCATCCGCGTCATTTATTGAATGATGATCCATCTACCAAAAAATATCGTGATTTAGTAACTTGGGCTGACGAAATTGTTTTTATTTTTCCAATTTGGTGGGCTGGTGTTCCTGCTATTCTTAAAGGATTTATCGATCGAGTATTTGTTCAAGGTTTTGCTTACCAATATGAAGGGAAGCGGATGGTAGGTCTTCTTAAAAATAAAAAAGCATGGATTATCACAACTTGTGATGCGCCAGCTTTTTCACGCCCGTTTTTACAGGATTATGGGAAATCACTTCAATGGTTTGTTTTAAAAGCTTGTGGATTTAAAAATGTACGACGAGATATTTTGTACTCTACCAAAAATAAACCTCGGGCTCGGGAAAAGTTTATTAAGAAAATAGCTAATAAATCAAAGGCGATAGTTTAA
- a CDS encoding MerR family transcriptional regulator: protein MNINQCSKVTNCSKDTLRYYDKKGLVSPTRSNNGYRDYDKEDLKKIQIIQTLKYAGLDLNEIQLVLNLLNSPISEACYKDSISFLNKKNGQFKELIKFYQNLNDITEQIMSAVENKEFSKANNLIWNINGGEQA, encoded by the coding sequence ATGAATATTAATCAGTGTTCTAAAGTTACGAATTGCTCAAAAGATACACTTCGTTACTATGACAAAAAAGGTTTAGTTTCGCCGACTCGCAGCAATAACGGGTATCGTGATTATGACAAAGAAGATCTAAAAAAGATTCAAATAATTCAAACACTTAAGTATGCAGGTTTAGACCTTAACGAAATCCAATTGGTTCTTAATTTACTTAATTCACCAATATCAGAAGCTTGTTACAAAGATTCAATTTCTTTTTTAAATAAGAAAAACGGTCAGTTCAAAGAACTAATCAAGTTTTATCAAAATCTAAACGACATAACTGAACAGATTATGTCGGCGGTTGAAAATAAGGAATTTAGTAAAGCAAATAATTTAATCTGGAATATAAATGGAGGTGAGCAGGCATGA